The DNA window CAATGCTCAAGTGTGAACTTGGCACCGTAATCATTGTGATAGATTTCATTAGCAAGCTTCATTACATCATTGTCATTCTGCCCACTTGACTGCATTCTTGTTGCAGCACATAACGAGCCAACAAACTCGTTGACTTGGTCATCGATCTTGGACCACCTTTGCTTACAGTTGCCAACCTCTCTATCTGGCATACCGACAAGATGAGGACTTGCATTGAAGTAAGCTCCAACTCTTTTCCAAAAGGAGCCAGGCCTTCGATCATACCCTATGATCGGATCTTTGCTTGTGTTAAGCCAAGCACGTATGAGCACCACATCTTCCTTCTGTGACCAATCCCTTCCGCCTCTTATGTCTTCAGTTGTCTCTTCAGCTTGAGTTGGAGCATTAGTCCCCTGGGAACTAAAAAGAGGAACTTCTGAAGATCCAAGAGCTATGCTTTGTGAGACAGGATCACACTGTTGGCTACTTGACAGATCCAGAAAACCTGAAGACTGAGTAAATGGATTTGAAGAATCCATTCCTACTTTCTGGTGGAGAAAAGAGAAGGAGAGAGTGAAGTGGTTTCTCAGTAAAATGAGAAAAGGAGAAAAACAGAAGAATGGTAAAGGACAGAGCAAAGgataaagaaagagatagaaaATGAAAGAGCATAAATGGAGAAACAAAGAGATGAAGAAGGACGAGCTGTGTTTAAGTGTGTTGGAGTGTTAGCAATAAAGTCTTACCTAATCTAAAAACAACCAAGCATTGATCACGTTAGGTTAGTGCATTTGATTAGACAGCCCTAATTAAAGCTAACTACCAAGATACTAGACTCTACCAAGCATTGATCACATTAGGTTAGTACATTTGATTAGACAGCCCTAATTAAAGCTAACTACCAAAGATACTAGACTCTACCAAGCATTGATCACTTAAGTAAATTTGATGTAGACTGAACAAGCTAACCTAGTTAGCATCTAACAACCAATTTCAACAAAAAGAAAGTACCCAGCCAATCCCAACAAGAATACTTCTTACTAACAAGAGCAAGAATTTTCTTGGCCCAGCACCCTAAAATTAAATTGCAAGTTGTAACCAAGGCCGTTACAAAAAAGAGTGCTACGAACAGGAGTAAACTTCAAAACACGAAAGTTGAAACTTTCATTATATAATCAAAGTTACTCCTCTACCATCCATCCTTTCTTATCCCCTCACCAAGTTTAGATGTAAGAAACAAAAGCCTATTTTCTATTTCAA is part of the Raphanus sativus cultivar WK10039 unplaced genomic scaffold, ASM80110v3 Scaffold2111, whole genome shotgun sequence genome and encodes:
- the LOC108848039 gene encoding glutathione S-transferase T3; translated protein: MDSSNPFTQSSGFLDLSSSQQCDPVSQSIALGSSEVPLFSSQGTNAPTQAEETTEDIRGGRDWSQKEDVVLIRAWLNTSKDPIIGYDRRPGSFWKRVGAYFNASPHLVGMPDREVGNCKQRWSKIDDQVNEFVGSLCAATRMQSSGQNDNDVMKLANEIYHNDYGAKFTLEHCWRELKNEQKWRVNFGTDNSKSKRRKGEDGSQASSVQSSSLGDEEEARPEGVKKAKARLKAQRRAKEMEATSRKPVEKFQEMFEIRKHYFEMKEKLTKQHKLETLLRKKEPLSEIELALKNKLIKDMLS